In Salmo salar chromosome ssa03, Ssal_v3.1, whole genome shotgun sequence, a single genomic region encodes these proteins:
- the LOC106601344 gene encoding mucolipin-1 isoform X2 encodes MFSFLTVLNDHFLNCMILRNSFMSCKASPNCNCIQDEKDELFSPVSSYRSDDLSGRNPRLTGLVGSELKQQQEEALRRKLKYFFMSPCDKYHAKGRKPFKLVLQLLKILIVTVQLVLFGLSNQMVVTFKEENTASFKHLFLKDYRDGSSMAIHTQSELYSHIYYAVDQYLALPQTLVGRYAYVWGEGVNGSALSLCQRYYKRGIIDPINDTFDIDPEVITDCIGVDPLPDLPPPDYSDYKNFTLQFHKLINVTIQFQLKAINIQTIINNEIPDCYTFAIMVVLDNKAHSGRVKISLLNHASIKKCKDPNVWGHAENYAREAFDMLVAIVCLLSLLLCGRSILRGVILQHEYVQFFRHRLNHSVCWADRMEFINGWFILLIISDLLTITGSFIKIGIESKNMSLYDVCGILLGTSTLLVWVGVLRYLSFFQKYNILIVTLRAAFPNVIRFCLCVAAIYLGYCFCGWIVLGPYHTKFRSLSMVSECLFSLINGDDMFVTFAEMQKSGTLVWVFSQVYLYTFISLFIYMVLSLFIALITGAYDAIMAQTQEPMHITDLHAFIAECTDTPCSGNFSGPEASSCSFFCCCD; translated from the exons ATGTTTAGCTTTCTGACAGTCCTAAACGATCATTTCTTAAATTGTATGATTCTTAGGAATTCATTCATGTCCTGCAAAGCATCGCCGAACTGTAACTGCATCCAAGACG AGAAGGATGAGCTGTTCTCACCTGTGAGCAGCTACAGGTCCGATGACCTCAGTGGCAGGAACCCCCGGCTCACCGGTCTGGTAGGCTCAGAGCTCAAGCAACAGCAGGAGGAGGCACTGCGGAGGAAGCTCAAGTACTTCTTCATGAGCCCCTGTGACAAGTACCACGCCAAGGGCCGCAAGCCCTTTAAACTGGTCCTGCAGCTGCTCAAGATCCTCATCGTCACTGTACAG TTAGTCCTGTTTGGCTTGAGTAACCAGATGGTGGTGACATTCAAGGAAGAGAACACAGCATCCTTCAAACACCTTTTCCTTAAAGACTATCGGGATGGCTCTTCAATGGCAATCCACACACAGAGTGAACTCTATAGCCATATTTATTATGCTGTAGATCAG TACCTGGCTCTACCGCAGACATTAGTGGGGCGGTATGCATATGTGTGGGGTGAGGGTGTGAATGGGAGTGCCCTCTCTCTGTGCCAGCGGTACTACAAGAGGGGCATCATCGACCCTATCAACGACACCTTTGACATCGACCCCGAAGTTATCACCG ATTGCATTGGTGTGGACCCACTACCAGACCTTCCTCCTCCTGATTACAGTGACTACAAGAACTTCACTCTCCAGTTTCACAA GCTGATCAATGTGACCATTCAGTTCCAGCTGAAGGCCATAAACATCCAGACCATCATCAACAATGAGATCCCTGACTGCTACACCTTTGCTATTATG GTTGTCCTGGATAACAAGGCTCACAGCGGCAGAGTGAAGATCAGCCTGCTCAACCATGCCTCCATCAAGAAGTGCAAAGACCCCAACGTGTGGGGACATG CGGAGAACTATGCACGGGAGGCTTTTGACATGCTGGTGGCCATAGTGTGTCTGCTGTCCCTGCTGCTGTGTGGTCGCTCCATCCTCAGAGGAGTCATCCTACAACAT GAGTATGTCCAGTTCTTCAGACACAGGCTGAATCACAGTGTGTGCTGGGCAGACAGGATGGAGTTCATTAACGGCTGGTTCATCCTGCTCATCATCAGTGACCTGCTCACCATCACCGGCAGCTTCATCAAGATTGGCATAGAGTCCAAG AACATGTCATTGTATGACGTGTGTGGGATTTTGCTCGGTACCTCCACTCTGCTGGTGTGGGTGGGAGTCCTCCGCTACCTCAGTTTCTTCCAGAAGTACAAT ATCCTGATTGTGACGCTGCGGGCTGCCTTCCCTAATGTAATCCGCTTCTGCCTCTGTGTAGCTGCCATATACCTGGGTTATTGCTTCTGTGGCTGGATCGTGCTGGGTCCTTACCATACCAAG TTCCGCTCTCTGTCCATGGTGTCAGAGTGCCTGTTTTCTCTGATCAACGGGGACGATATGTTTGTGACGTTTGCTGAGATGCAGAAGAGTGGCACGCTGGTGTGGGTGTTCAGCCAGGTCTACCTCTACACCTTCATCTCCCTCTTCATCTACATGGTGCTCTCCCTCTTCATCGCTCTCATCACCGGAGCCTACGATGCCATCATG gCCCAAACCCAGGAGCCGATGCACATCACAGACCTGCATGCTTTCATAGCAGAGTGTACTGATACACCTTGCTCTGGAAACTTCAGTGGCCCAGAGGCATCCTCCTGTTCATTCTTCTGCTGCTGTGACTGA
- the LOC106601344 gene encoding mucolipin-1 isoform X1: MFSFLTVLNDHFLNCMILRNSFMSCKASPNCNCIQDGTEKDELFSPVSSYRSDDLSGRNPRLTGLVGSELKQQQEEALRRKLKYFFMSPCDKYHAKGRKPFKLVLQLLKILIVTVQLVLFGLSNQMVVTFKEENTASFKHLFLKDYRDGSSMAIHTQSELYSHIYYAVDQYLALPQTLVGRYAYVWGEGVNGSALSLCQRYYKRGIIDPINDTFDIDPEVITDCIGVDPLPDLPPPDYSDYKNFTLQFHKLINVTIQFQLKAINIQTIINNEIPDCYTFAIMVVLDNKAHSGRVKISLLNHASIKKCKDPNVWGHAENYAREAFDMLVAIVCLLSLLLCGRSILRGVILQHEYVQFFRHRLNHSVCWADRMEFINGWFILLIISDLLTITGSFIKIGIESKNMSLYDVCGILLGTSTLLVWVGVLRYLSFFQKYNILIVTLRAAFPNVIRFCLCVAAIYLGYCFCGWIVLGPYHTKFRSLSMVSECLFSLINGDDMFVTFAEMQKSGTLVWVFSQVYLYTFISLFIYMVLSLFIALITGAYDAIMAQTQEPMHITDLHAFIAECTDTPCSGNFSGPEASSCSFFCCCD; this comes from the exons ATGTTTAGCTTTCTGACAGTCCTAAACGATCATTTCTTAAATTGTATGATTCTTAGGAATTCATTCATGTCCTGCAAAGCATCGCCGAACTGTAACTGCATCCAAGACGGTACAG AGAAGGATGAGCTGTTCTCACCTGTGAGCAGCTACAGGTCCGATGACCTCAGTGGCAGGAACCCCCGGCTCACCGGTCTGGTAGGCTCAGAGCTCAAGCAACAGCAGGAGGAGGCACTGCGGAGGAAGCTCAAGTACTTCTTCATGAGCCCCTGTGACAAGTACCACGCCAAGGGCCGCAAGCCCTTTAAACTGGTCCTGCAGCTGCTCAAGATCCTCATCGTCACTGTACAG TTAGTCCTGTTTGGCTTGAGTAACCAGATGGTGGTGACATTCAAGGAAGAGAACACAGCATCCTTCAAACACCTTTTCCTTAAAGACTATCGGGATGGCTCTTCAATGGCAATCCACACACAGAGTGAACTCTATAGCCATATTTATTATGCTGTAGATCAG TACCTGGCTCTACCGCAGACATTAGTGGGGCGGTATGCATATGTGTGGGGTGAGGGTGTGAATGGGAGTGCCCTCTCTCTGTGCCAGCGGTACTACAAGAGGGGCATCATCGACCCTATCAACGACACCTTTGACATCGACCCCGAAGTTATCACCG ATTGCATTGGTGTGGACCCACTACCAGACCTTCCTCCTCCTGATTACAGTGACTACAAGAACTTCACTCTCCAGTTTCACAA GCTGATCAATGTGACCATTCAGTTCCAGCTGAAGGCCATAAACATCCAGACCATCATCAACAATGAGATCCCTGACTGCTACACCTTTGCTATTATG GTTGTCCTGGATAACAAGGCTCACAGCGGCAGAGTGAAGATCAGCCTGCTCAACCATGCCTCCATCAAGAAGTGCAAAGACCCCAACGTGTGGGGACATG CGGAGAACTATGCACGGGAGGCTTTTGACATGCTGGTGGCCATAGTGTGTCTGCTGTCCCTGCTGCTGTGTGGTCGCTCCATCCTCAGAGGAGTCATCCTACAACAT GAGTATGTCCAGTTCTTCAGACACAGGCTGAATCACAGTGTGTGCTGGGCAGACAGGATGGAGTTCATTAACGGCTGGTTCATCCTGCTCATCATCAGTGACCTGCTCACCATCACCGGCAGCTTCATCAAGATTGGCATAGAGTCCAAG AACATGTCATTGTATGACGTGTGTGGGATTTTGCTCGGTACCTCCACTCTGCTGGTGTGGGTGGGAGTCCTCCGCTACCTCAGTTTCTTCCAGAAGTACAAT ATCCTGATTGTGACGCTGCGGGCTGCCTTCCCTAATGTAATCCGCTTCTGCCTCTGTGTAGCTGCCATATACCTGGGTTATTGCTTCTGTGGCTGGATCGTGCTGGGTCCTTACCATACCAAG TTCCGCTCTCTGTCCATGGTGTCAGAGTGCCTGTTTTCTCTGATCAACGGGGACGATATGTTTGTGACGTTTGCTGAGATGCAGAAGAGTGGCACGCTGGTGTGGGTGTTCAGCCAGGTCTACCTCTACACCTTCATCTCCCTCTTCATCTACATGGTGCTCTCCCTCTTCATCGCTCTCATCACCGGAGCCTACGATGCCATCATG gCCCAAACCCAGGAGCCGATGCACATCACAGACCTGCATGCTTTCATAGCAGAGTGTACTGATACACCTTGCTCTGGAAACTTCAGTGGCCCAGAGGCATCCTCCTGTTCATTCTTCTGCTGCTGTGACTGA
- the LOC106601344 gene encoding mucolipin-1 isoform X3 yields the protein MFSFLTVLNDHFLNCMILRNSFMSCKASPNCNCIQDGTEKDELFSPVSSYRSDDLSGRNPRLTGLVGSELKQQQEEALRRKLKYFFMSPCDKYHAKGRKPFKLVLQLLKILIVTVQLVLFGLSNQMVVTFKEENTASFKHLFLKDYRDGSSMAIHTQSELYSHIYYAVDQYLALPQTLVGRYAYVWGEGVNGSALSLCQRYYKRGIIDPINDTFDIDPEVITDCIGVDPLPDLPPPDYSDYKNFTLQFHKLINVTIQFQLKAINIQTIINNEIPDCYTFAIMEYVQFFRHRLNHSVCWADRMEFINGWFILLIISDLLTITGSFIKIGIESKNMSLYDVCGILLGTSTLLVWVGVLRYLSFFQKYNILIVTLRAAFPNVIRFCLCVAAIYLGYCFCGWIVLGPYHTKFRSLSMVSECLFSLINGDDMFVTFAEMQKSGTLVWVFSQVYLYTFISLFIYMVLSLFIALITGAYDAIMAQTQEPMHITDLHAFIAECTDTPCSGNFSGPEASSCSFFCCCD from the exons ATGTTTAGCTTTCTGACAGTCCTAAACGATCATTTCTTAAATTGTATGATTCTTAGGAATTCATTCATGTCCTGCAAAGCATCGCCGAACTGTAACTGCATCCAAGACGGTACAG AGAAGGATGAGCTGTTCTCACCTGTGAGCAGCTACAGGTCCGATGACCTCAGTGGCAGGAACCCCCGGCTCACCGGTCTGGTAGGCTCAGAGCTCAAGCAACAGCAGGAGGAGGCACTGCGGAGGAAGCTCAAGTACTTCTTCATGAGCCCCTGTGACAAGTACCACGCCAAGGGCCGCAAGCCCTTTAAACTGGTCCTGCAGCTGCTCAAGATCCTCATCGTCACTGTACAG TTAGTCCTGTTTGGCTTGAGTAACCAGATGGTGGTGACATTCAAGGAAGAGAACACAGCATCCTTCAAACACCTTTTCCTTAAAGACTATCGGGATGGCTCTTCAATGGCAATCCACACACAGAGTGAACTCTATAGCCATATTTATTATGCTGTAGATCAG TACCTGGCTCTACCGCAGACATTAGTGGGGCGGTATGCATATGTGTGGGGTGAGGGTGTGAATGGGAGTGCCCTCTCTCTGTGCCAGCGGTACTACAAGAGGGGCATCATCGACCCTATCAACGACACCTTTGACATCGACCCCGAAGTTATCACCG ATTGCATTGGTGTGGACCCACTACCAGACCTTCCTCCTCCTGATTACAGTGACTACAAGAACTTCACTCTCCAGTTTCACAA GCTGATCAATGTGACCATTCAGTTCCAGCTGAAGGCCATAAACATCCAGACCATCATCAACAATGAGATCCCTGACTGCTACACCTTTGCTATTATG GAGTATGTCCAGTTCTTCAGACACAGGCTGAATCACAGTGTGTGCTGGGCAGACAGGATGGAGTTCATTAACGGCTGGTTCATCCTGCTCATCATCAGTGACCTGCTCACCATCACCGGCAGCTTCATCAAGATTGGCATAGAGTCCAAG AACATGTCATTGTATGACGTGTGTGGGATTTTGCTCGGTACCTCCACTCTGCTGGTGTGGGTGGGAGTCCTCCGCTACCTCAGTTTCTTCCAGAAGTACAAT ATCCTGATTGTGACGCTGCGGGCTGCCTTCCCTAATGTAATCCGCTTCTGCCTCTGTGTAGCTGCCATATACCTGGGTTATTGCTTCTGTGGCTGGATCGTGCTGGGTCCTTACCATACCAAG TTCCGCTCTCTGTCCATGGTGTCAGAGTGCCTGTTTTCTCTGATCAACGGGGACGATATGTTTGTGACGTTTGCTGAGATGCAGAAGAGTGGCACGCTGGTGTGGGTGTTCAGCCAGGTCTACCTCTACACCTTCATCTCCCTCTTCATCTACATGGTGCTCTCCCTCTTCATCGCTCTCATCACCGGAGCCTACGATGCCATCATG gCCCAAACCCAGGAGCCGATGCACATCACAGACCTGCATGCTTTCATAGCAGAGTGTACTGATACACCTTGCTCTGGAAACTTCAGTGGCCCAGAGGCATCCTCCTGTTCATTCTTCTGCTGCTGTGACTGA